The Caldalkalibacillus thermarum genome includes the window AGAGTCTTTGTTGCCTAATCAGCCTGACTATGTGAAACTGGCTGAATCCTATCAGATCAAAGGGCTTAAAGCTGATACGGAACAAGAAGCAAGGGCAGCGATCAAAGAGGCGCTGAACACCCCTGGCCCCGTCTTGGTTGACTGCCGGGTGACGCCTGATGAAAATGTGTATCCCATGATTCCGCCGGGCAAGGGGATTCACGAAATGGAGGGGGTTAAACCATGAGGCGCATTTTAAGCGTCATTGTCAATGATCACCTGGGTGTGCTGAACCGGATCACAGGTTTGTTTTTGCGCCGCGGTTTTAACATTGAAAGCATTACCGTTGGCAAGACAGAGACGGAAGGCTTGTCCCGGATGACTATTGTGGTCAATGTGGAAGATGAGCGCACCAATGAACAGATTATCAAGCAACTGCACAAGCAGATTGATGTGATTAAGGTGATCGACATCACCAATGAGCCTGCTGTGGAGCGGGAACTGGTGATGATCAAAGTGCTCAGTCCTCTGCAAAAAAGGGCAGAGCTGACCAACCTGATCGAACCTTTTCGGGCCTCGATTATTGATGTCACCCTGGAAAGTGTCACCATTCAAGCCACGGGTAATCCAGAAAAAATAGAGGCTTTGATTGAATTGTTACGCCCCTATGGCATTAAGGAGCTGGCCCGTACAGGGGTGACCGCCTTTAAGCGGGGCGGG containing:
- the ilvN gene encoding acetolactate synthase small subunit, translating into MRRILSVIVNDHLGVLNRITGLFLRRGFNIESITVGKTETEGLSRMTIVVNVEDERTNEQIIKQLHKQIDVIKVIDITNEPAVERELVMIKVLSPLQKRAELTNLIEPFRASIIDVTLESVTIQATGNPEKIEALIELLRPYGIKELARTGVTAFKRGGEREREVPRIKHDSLSLI